The following are from one region of the bacterium genome:
- a CDS encoding RING finger protein produces the protein MFNLFGANKPTPVLLVYSQTPIECAYCHTPVKTESIVVRCPMCNTIHHPQCWKEGKGCSVFGCKNAPKKK, from the coding sequence ATGTTTAATTTATTTGGGGCTAATAAGCCAACGCCTGTGTTATTAGTTTATTCGCAAACACCAATTGAGTGTGCGTATTGTCATACACCAGTAAAAACAGAAAGTATAGTTGTCAGATGTCCTATGTGTAACACCATTCACCATCCACAATGTTGGAAAGAAGGAAAAGGGTGTAGTGTTTTTGGTTGTAAAAATGCGCCGAAGAAAAAATAA
- a CDS encoding HesA/MoeB/ThiF family protein: protein MEEKIVISDLDKDRYSRLGLIPWWNQEKLKNTLVMVVGVGALGNEVVKNLALLGVGKIIIVDFDQIVNADLTRSVLYRKEDDGKKKVEIAAERIQEINPEVKIQPLAGNILWDVGLGIFRQVDIVIGCVDNREARLAINQACWRTNTPWIDGGIDVLNGVVSIFCPPENACYECTLTDLDYNILGVRYSCPLLRYDDLLEGKTPTTSTIASIIAGIQVQEAIKLIHCLEVPKGKGIVFNGLTYECYLIEYSKKNDCLSHEYYAEIVELNKGVENTTFRELLELARESLGKEVILELDRDIVTKLHCSKCQEDTNIFKVLGKVTIEDGKCPKCEGIRNVSMTNIISLEEKFIDKNLAEVGIPPFHIIGARNGKKTKYFELTQDRKKTLGEVV from the coding sequence ATGGAAGAAAAAATCGTCATTAGTGATTTAGATAAAGATAGATATTCACGATTGGGGCTTATTCCCTGGTGGAATCAGGAAAAGCTGAAAAACACATTGGTTATGGTTGTTGGCGTTGGTGCATTAGGAAATGAGGTTGTAAAAAACTTAGCCCTTTTAGGCGTAGGGAAAATAATTATTGTTGATTTTGACCAGATAGTCAATGCTGATTTAACCCGCTCTGTTCTTTATCGAAAAGAAGATGATGGTAAAAAAAAGGTTGAAATAGCGGCAGAAAGAATTCAAGAAATTAATCCTGAGGTTAAAATACAACCTTTAGCCGGAAATATCCTCTGGGATGTAGGATTAGGGATATTTAGACAAGTAGATATAGTTATTGGTTGTGTGGATAACCGTGAGGCAAGATTAGCTATTAACCAGGCTTGCTGGAGAACAAATACCCCATGGATTGATGGAGGAATAGATGTCTTAAATGGAGTAGTAAGTATCTTTTGCCCACCAGAAAACGCATGCTATGAATGCACCTTGACAGATTTAGATTATAATATTCTCGGCGTCAGATACTCCTGCCCATTACTTAGATATGATGATTTATTAGAAGGAAAGACACCTACAACCTCAACTATTGCCTCGATTATTGCTGGAATTCAAGTTCAGGAGGCAATAAAATTAATCCATTGTCTTGAAGTCCCAAAAGGAAAAGGAATAGTTTTTAATGGATTAACCTATGAATGCTATCTTATTGAATATTCTAAAAAAAATGACTGCTTAAGTCATGAATATTATGCAGAAATTGTTGAATTGAATAAAGGAGTAGAAAATACTACATTTAGAGAATTACTTGAATTAGCCCGGGAATCACTGGGTAAAGAGGTTATATTAGAATTAGACCGAGATATAGTCACTAAATTACACTGTAGTAAATGCCAGGAAGATACGAATATTTTTAAAGTATTAGGTAAGGTAACCATAGAAGACGGCAAATGTCCAAAATGTGAAGGGATAAGAAATGTAAGTATGACCAATATAATTTCTCTTGAGGAGAAATTTATAGATAAAAATTTAGCAGAGGTAGGAATTCCCCCATTCCACATCATTGGAGCAAGAAATGGTAAAAAGACTAAATATTTCGAACTTACTCAAGATAGGAAAAAGACTTTAGGGGAGGTAGTGTAG
- a CDS encoding EsaB/YukD family protein, whose product MRIVNIEIEDVTGAKRQRADIPDDVPLKRVISALVSKMKLPTVSPSGSPLNYQLHHKASGRSLSESDTLASAGIREGAVLKIHPVVVAG is encoded by the coding sequence ATGAGAATTGTTAATATTGAAATAGAAGATGTGACAGGGGCTAAAAGGCAACGAGCGGACATCCCGGATGATGTCCCATTAAAAAGGGTTATTTCCGCTTTAGTTTCAAAAATGAAGTTGCCAACAGTTAGCCCAAGTGGTTCTCCGTTGAATTATCAATTACATCATAAAGCATCAGGTAGGTCTTTAAGTGAAAGTGATACATTAGCCAGTGCAGGAATACGAGAAGGAGCTGTTTTGAAAATACATCCCGTTGTTGTCGCTGGATAA